A region of the Gammaproteobacteria bacterium genome:
GACGCCGGTCGGCTTTCCCGCAACTTCGAACAGATGAAATTCGCATGCGCTGCGCAAGCCGTCAAGTTCTTCCGCGCGTAGATTCCAGGCAAAGCCGAATCCGCCCAGATCGAGACCTTGAGCGCCGCGCAGTTCCAGCAATCTCGCAATTGCCTCTGCTGGCGTTGGCTGCTCCAAAGCGGCAAGCCATCTTAGCCGTTGGGGCTTGCGGCGGCCGCGCGCGGGCGGCAGCGGATCGAGCACGAAGCCGCCGGCCATCGTGCGCAACGCGGACTGATCACGGACAACAAACCGATCGCCATGCAGCGCCGGGGTCGGTTTGTCCAGTACGATTTGCGCGAACCCGGACGCGCCGGGATCGATGTATTCCTTCTCCAGAATCGCGACGCGCCCGTTGATGTCGGCCGCGCCGATATGTACATGCACCGGCGCCCAGTGACGCAACGGGCGCGGTTCCGAGCGCAAGACATGCAGCCGGCAATCGAAGCGCGCGGAAGGCCGGTGCAGGACCGGCGCCAGAATCCAGTCGCCACGCTGGATGACCCGTGCATCAAGGTTCGCGCCGGCCAGATTCAGTGCGCAGCGATCGCCCGCGCGTCCGAGACTGGTTTGTTTGTTCTGGCAGCGAATGCCTCGCACCCGCGCGCTCCGGCCGACCGGCGAAACCATCAGACGATCATCCGGACGCACCGTGCCGGCATGCACGGTGCCGGTCACGACGGTGCCCGCGCCTTTTACGCTGAAACATCGATCGACGGCTAATCTGAAGTGACCGCCGCTGGCTCGGGGGGATTGCGTGCGGGCGACTTCGCCGAGCCGTCCGTAAAGCGTATCGACGCCGGCGCCGGTTCTCGTGGACACGCGCATGATATCGGCCCCCGCCAACGTCGTGCCCACCAGCATCGAGCGAATCGAATGTTCGGCCTCTTCGAGACGGGCGGGCTCGACCAAATCGGTCTTCGAGAGCGCTACCACACCTTCTTTCAACGCCAGCAGATCCACGATCGCGAGATGTTCGCGGGTCTGCGGCATCGGCCCGTCGGCGGCGGCGATTACCAGCAATACGTAATCGATGCCGAGCGCGCCCGAGAGCATGTTGTGCACGAATTTTTCGTGGCCCGGTACGTCCACGAAGCCCATTACGTTGCCGTCCGGCAGCTCGTGATACGCGTAGCCCAGATCGATCGTCATGCCGCGCCGCTGCTCCTCGGGAAATCGATCCGCGTCGATACCCGTCAACGCCTTGATGAGCGCGGTCTTGCCGTGATCGATGTGACCCGCGGTGCCGATGATCACGTTACCGGCCTCCTGAATCGATACCCTCTCCGGGGAAGGGATAATACGCGTCCGTAGGTCGCGAATCCTTTCGCGACAATGCGTCGCCAATGGACTGGCGACCTACGTCAGAGCAGGTTGTCAGAAAAAAATCTGGCCCCGCGCGGGGCCAGATCGTTGTCGCTACAGTAGCATCGTTCACATCTCTACTCGTCCACTTCGGTCTCCGCCAGCTCCAGCACCGTGGACTTGTAAGGCGTGAAGTCCACGCCGTCGCGCACCGCATAAAGCTTTTGCGGCGCGAACAGCAACAGCGCGTCGGCGTGATCGTAGATGTGCTTCTCGATCGCCTGCGTGATCTCTTCCTGCTCGTCCTCATCGACGGTACTCATCGCCTGATCGATCAAGCCCTGAAGTTGCTTGTCGCCCGGTGATTTGAGGAACCCGCCCGTGGCGCCGAAGAACTCACGATGCACCACCGCGGCGGGGAACTCCGGCGACCAGTCGAAGTGCTCGACCAGCCAGATGTACCACTCGCCAGTAGGTTCACCGACCTTGACGGATGCATCGAAACCGGCGTCGTTCAGATCCGCGGCCACGGCATCGGCCACGCCCTCGTGCGCTTCGTCGGTTACAATGGTGACGGTCTTGTCGGCGTCCTTCGCAAGCTGTCCGGCCTGCTCCGGGTCGTGCGTGTATGGCTCCAGGCTGTCGTTGTAACCGAAATGCCCTTCGAGGATGGTGGCCGCCATGAGATTGCCATAACCCATCATCGCGTCATCGATCACACCCTGCCGATCCACGGCGTAGTTGACGGCCTTGCGCAGCTTGATGTCGTTCCATTTCGAGTCGCCGCGGGTCTGATTGAACACTCCGAGCAGCACCGTCTTGGAATCGCTGGCGACGACACTTGCGGCGTCACTCTCTTCCACCTGCGCGGCCTCGGCCGGCGTCAGTTCGGTAACTATATCGATCTCGCCGTCCGCGCTGCCGACGTCTTTCACGGCCGCGGCCTTCGGAATCACGTTGTCGAACACCACGCGCACCGTCGGTTTGCGCGCCGAATCCCAGTATTCTTCATTGGGCTCCAGCACCACTTCGGGAGAACGCTTGTCGAGCAACGACGTACCTGCTACCAGTTCAAATGGCCCAGTCCCCCACGGTCCGGGTTCTTTGATGACTCACCAATTGCCTTCGGATGAGCCTTCGGCGGTGTTGAAGCCGCCCTGGTTCCAGAACTTCTGGCTGGCGACGTGCATGCCGCGCAGCTTGGTTATGGTGGCGCCGTCGACAGTTGTCGTGTTGAAAACAACGGTGTCATCATCCGGCGTCTCCATGCTGGCCTGCTTCGCGAAATTCAGCCAGGCGCCCGGAGGATGCGGACTTTCCCACTTCTGCACCTCGTCGAAGCTGCGCTTGAACACCGCGGGATCGAACGCGCTGCCATTCTGAAACACCGCGTTGTCGCGCAAGTCCAGCGTCAGTGTCTGGTTATCTTTCCATTCCCAGCTTTCGGCCAGCGCGGGTTGCGTGTGGCCGTTGTAGTCCACGCGCACCGCCTCTTCCATGGTGTTCCAGGTGATCCACAGCCAGTTGACCGGTGAGGGGTCGACCACCGCGGTTGGATAGTCTTTCGCCAGCGCCGGGCCCGCCAGGGCGGCGCCCAGTGCGAAACTTATGGCGGCGGCCAATGCCTTCGGGACATGCCCCGGCACATTGGCGGACAAGGGTTTGAAGATTTGCATGCACCTACCTCCTGCCGTTGTTACATATGAGAATCAGGATCTCAGCCGAGATGCGGCGTGAGAACCTTCGGCAAAGTCCCTTTCTTCGTGGCTCCCAAAATCGTCTCGACCACCTCGCCCTGCGGGGTAATCATGATCGTGAAGGGCAAGCCGACCACTTCGTTGCCCATCTTTTCGGATAATTTCAACGCCTCGTTACCGCCCACAAGAATCGGATAATCGACGCCATATTGCTCGATGTAATCCTTGACCTTGTCGGCATTATCCACAGCGAGACCCACGACCACCGTATTCTTGTCCTTGAACTGATTGTAGAGCTTGTTCAGCTCCGGCACCTCGTGCTGGCAGGACTTGCACCATGTGGCCCAGAAATTCAATACCAGATACTTGCCCTCCCACTTGGAGAGCGACTGCATCTGGTTCCAGTCTTCAAGTTTGTGAAAACTTGCATCGAACACCGCCGCGCCCTGCTGGCGCGATTCTGACGGCTGGCCTCTGGTGGTTTTCTCAACAGCCGCTGGCGCTTGTGGGCTGTTGTTGGTGGCCGTTTCTGGATCGCAGCCCTGTGCGAGCAACAGGATTGCCCCCGCCCAGACGAAGATTAGAGCGGGACGGGTAATGCTTGAGGATCGATGACGATTCATGCCGAATATTCGGGTCTCGATAAATACTATACCGTAACTACTATATACCGTACTTTTCGTGGAATTGGATGTGACCCATGAAAATCACTGCACGTCGCGTCGCGCAAAAAACTAACGATAAATTGAGGCGCGGCCGAGCTGGCGTGGTTTCGAGCACCTTGAAGTATACCGGCGATGGCTAAACGCCGGCGTCCTCGAGCGCGCGCACCGATCGTCGAGGAATACGCGCGACTCGCGGCCGGGTACGAGCGCAAATGGTCCGGCTACATTGAGGCGACGACCGAACAGACACTGGCGCGCATGCAGTTGCGCCCGCGCGACCGGTTGCTCGACGTCGGCTGCGGCACGGGCGCGCTGCTCGCGCGTCTCGCGCGGACTCATCCACCCGACCAATTGGTCGGCGTCGATCCCGTGCCGGAGATGCTCAGCGTTGCCCGGCGCCGGCTCGCAGGGTCGGTCGAGCTGCGCGAAGGCTGGGCAGAGCGGCTACCCTTCGAAGCGCAACAATTCGATGTCGTCGTCTCGTGCAACGTATTTCACTACATCCGGCAGCCCGTCGAGGCGTTGCGCGAGATGGATCGCGTGCTCCGCCCGGGCGGCTTACTCATCATCACCGACTGGTGCGACGATTATCTGGCCTGCCGCCTGTGCGACCTGTACCTGCGCTGGTTCAGCCGCGCGCATTTCAAGACCTACGGAGAGCGGGAATGCGCGCGACTTTTGCAGGAAACCGGGCCTGCCCACGTGGACATCGAGCGCTACAAGATCAACTGGCTGTGGGGTTTGATGACGGCGAGGGCGACGAAGTCGGCCGCTCAACCACCGTCGGCAATCGAGCGATGAGTTGAGGATCGGGGATAAGATGCCCCAATATAAACTGCGCATCGAATTTTGGGCCACGGCCGACAGTTGGCGCTGGGACGAACCGTGGTATCGAATGCGCCACTGGTGATATAAGTCAGCGACCGCCTACCAAGTTCAAAGCAAATACCTGTAAGACCGAAATGATTTACCTGGACAGCAACGCAACTACTTCGGTGCTCCCGGAAGTGCTGGAGTCCATGATGCCTTACTTTACGGCCGAGTGGGGCAATCCATCCAGTAGTTACCGATTTGGGTCGAAGCTAAAGACCGTGATCGAGACCGCGCGAGCGCACGTAGCCGAACTGATCGGCGCTCATTCGCAGGAGATCGTTTTCACGTCTTGTGCTACAGAGAGTAATAATTCCGCTAGCTTAGCTGCGCTGAAAGCCAATCCGGGCAAGCGGCAGATCGTCACATCGGCCGTAGAGCATTCCTCCGTGCTGAACTACTGTATGGCGCGCGAGCGCGACGGGTATCGGATAACTTATCTGCCGGTGGATCACGACGGAGTCTTGCAGTTGGCGGATTTGGTCAACGCGATCTCGGATGAAACGGCAGTGGTCTCGCTCATGTGGGCGAACAACGAAACCGGAGTGCTGTTCCCGGCGAACGAGATAGCTGATATCTGCCGCTCGCGAGGGGTCTTATACCACTGCGACGCGGCGCAGGCCGCTGGTAAAACCGATATTAATGTGCGCGAGGTGCAGACCGATTATTTGTCGCTCACAGGTCATAAATTCCATGCGCCGAAGGGAATAGGCGCGTTATACGTTCGCCGTAAGACACCGTTCTTGCCGTTTGTCCACGGCGGACATCAAGAGCGTAGTCGGCGTGGCGGTACGGAAAACGTCGCCTTGATCGTCGGCATGGGCAGAGCCGCCGAACTCGCGCGTAAGAGCTTGCCGAGTTATGAGAAGAAAGTGCGTCCACTCCGCGATACGTTAGAGGAATGCATTCTGAATTCGGTACCGGATACTGAGATGAACGGCCACAAAACGCAGCGATTAACTAATACCATTAACATCACCTTCCATGGAGTCGAATCCGAATCGCTGCTGCTATTGCTCGATCAAGCAGGCATATGCGCATCGTCGGGCTCGGCATGTCTGGCCGATTCCGACGAGCCATCGCATGTTATCAAGGCGATGAAACCGGATACAGCGGCCTCGCGACAGATGGTTCGTTTCTCGCTGGATAACCTGAATCAAACGGACGAGATTCGTTTAGCAGCGGCTGCGGTGAAACAGGTGGTTCAAGATCTTCGCGGCTGAGGCCGTATGACGAGGCTGCCGTCGGACGCGACTATTGCCGCGGATAAGATTACAAATTATCTTCTCCGATGGCGATCGGCGGATGACAAATCGGCTTTTCTAGCCCAAGCTGGTTACACACCAAAAAACGCGCACAGACTTATGTCTGACATTCGTTAGCAACTGATGCCGCTCGAAGCTGGGCTGCTGAACAAACTGAATACGGCCCTAAGTACCGGATTCGCGGCACTCTGACCGGGGCAAATGGGCATGTTCTTCATGTCGTGACCATTTGGATAACGGAGGAAACAACAGGCAAAACTAAGTTCATCGCGCTTTACCCCGACAAGATATGAAATACCAGCTATTTACCCGAGTTGCGCTGAAAACGGACTTGCCAGAGCACGGTCTTCGCAGCGGCGACGTGGCGACAGTGGTCGAACATCATCCGGGCACACCGGGGCAAGAGTTTGGCTACAGCCTAGAGGTGTTCAATGCCGCAGGTGAGACGATGGCGGTGGTCACAGTGCGTGAGTCTCAGATTGAACCGTTGACCTCTAAGTAGCTTTTGCACGTGCGGCCGCTATCGCAAACGGCGGGATAATTGAACATCGGCTGGAGATTGCCGACATCGTGCACCTTAGGTACCTTCTTACGAAGGCATATACGTTACGCTAGCGGCGCTGTTGCGGGTTTGCACAGCGGGTTTCTACCCGAACACTATCTCTCCGAAAGAGGGATAGTAGCGATAGATGGTTGCATAGTCTCGAATATCCTCATCAGGAATGCCGGCAACCTTTGGATACCTGCTCGGTTTTCGGGGAAGCATCGAGTTGAGGTGTCTAAGTTCTTTAGGCGTAAATTTGGGTGCCTTTATTGCATAGGATGAATCGCTTTCTCGAAAGAACGGCAATTCGTCAAAAGCGCACTTATCAAAGAATGGTTCTTCCTGTTTCGTCACGAGGAGACCGCCTAGTGTTAACATCGCAGCGTCATCAGCATACGTGAACAGGGCTATCTGACGGAACAAGAGTTTCTCTTCTGTCGGCAAGGGAGCATTTCGGTCTGCTAAACAGCTTGAGATCTCATCGATAATAACGCGCCGACACGTCCGTGCAAACATGTTACTCCGCAAGTCCGAGCCCTCAATATCGCGCGGTACTTTTTCATAGCCCACCGCCCTGCGAAAAGCATCCAGTCTAAATTCAGCTCCCTCTCGTGGGGAAACTCCGGACTTCCTTTCAGGCTCTACGTTCATACTGACAAGCAAAACGGAACCTGATCTAGCACGGGTACAGAAAGTGGCAACATCAGCTAGCACAGTTTTATCGAGCTTACTGTCGTAATCCATCCAAACTATACAGCGCTTCTCCCATGACAGTGTTGGCAGCACATCATTTGAGTGTCCAGGCTTGAGATTGATGCACCGATATGGTTGGTTAAATTCGAAGCGTTTCCAGTTAAACGTATCCTTTTCGATGCTAAACATGTCATCTATTCCCAGCAATTGATGGAAGAGCTGGAAGTCTGTGAAATAGATTGAACCGACCTATATACCGGTAGTTCTCAACTCGCTGGAATGGCTCCAGCCGTCTCAAAATGTCGGATAAAATCTTTCGCTCAACAGACTTTGCTGGCCGAAGAGGATAATTGACCGACCGATAGCTACTAACCACTATCTTTACCTTCATACGCCAAATAGTAATCGAACGTCTTCTCGCCAACCTCTTTAAACGTCCAGACTCCTAACAGGTCTTTTGCTTCTTGCACTTGATCTGCTGGTTTAGCGTAGTGAATCTTCTGCATCGGAGGCCCAGGAGGAGGCGGTGGTGTCCGCGGCGCGCGGAATACTGGCATTGTTACAACCTCTGAAATTCGCCGGCCGGCGGCGGAGGCAACCGCAGTAGCGAGTGGTGTCACAGCGGTTTCACCCTCCTCGCTGCGCCTTCGCTCATCCTCCACCTTGCGGAGAAAATCCAACACCGGTCGCGTCATTACAATCATTTCCTGCCGAGCCGCTCGGTAGACCGCCGAATCGGCATCAACTCCTGTTTTCGTTGTGGTCCATGGAAGCAAGGAGGAGTCATCAGAATCGAAGTACGCGAGGCCCCTAAACCGCGCGAAGTCCGGGTGGTACTTTGGAACGCGATCCCCTTCTCCCCAAACCGTTACTGTAAATTTGACTGATCAGCGCGAACGACTAAACGGCCGTTACAGAAGACGTACCAACCGCCTTCCTCCTTGCTGCGATCCGAAAGCCCGGCGTAAAGCTTGGCGTATACGGGCTGACGCCCAAAGTTATCATAAGAACGCTCAGCGTAAGCGGGGCTGATTTCATCAGACTGCAGCAGCTTAAGTGGATCATTGAGGAGAGGAATGCCATTGAGCGTCATGCTTAAGCCTCGTTCGAGACTGATTGAGTGAGCCACCGCAATCTCCTGCGAGAGCCTATTGAGGAAGAAGTCCTGCCCGAAGCTCTCCGCAACGCTATCGTGAAGTCGATCAATTTCGATTATCGTTCCTTGCTCCTCTTCAGGCACTGAGATCTCGTCCTCTAATGTCTTAAACTCAAAGTGCCAGTCTTCCGCGCCTTCTGCAGTTTGCCGAGTTTTCCATTCGTCTACATCAATTTCGATAGTGAATTTAGAGATAGATGTCGCTGATTTGACTCGAAAGCATTTTCCAAGCTTAAAAAAGGTGCGCTTCATGCCGACGCCAAATTGCCCTATGGAGTGGAGCGTGGACGGAGTGGCGTTGGTTCTCCCGAAGCGAAAGGCGTAATCCCGCGCCACATCAATGGGAATTCCACCGCAATTATCGGCGATCCGGAATTTCTCGGGCTTAACCTCCAATCGTATCCATAGTCCTTCGCAGTTGCCCGTATTTCTAATTCGCTGCGCCCCATCCACGGAGTTATCAACTAAGTCGATGATGGCGCGATTCAATGGGATGTCGCGCACCAACATGTGAATGAAGAACTCCTTTGTTGGAGACGCGTTAATACGCATGTTATCGGGCTGCTGTGCTGGCATGATTCGATCGCTTTACTTGCCCTCGTCTCTCCAAAACTGCCGCGTCATACCAGTTTGTAATTTGCCTTTCTGGCGTAGGGCGGCCTCACCTTTTTGTAAATCCCGGTGGATGACGCCGCCGAGAATCATTCGTTGCTGAGTGTCCGTCAGCGTGCGCGGGGAGAAATGAACGCCGCACTCGGCTAGTTCGGCGAAATTAGTTTCGTTTTTGCCGGTGGTTAGGAATTTGTCTGCGTCCTGCGATGCCATCCAGATTGGAAAACCCCATGATCGACCCTGCCGGGCCAATGAACCAAGCAGGCCCGCCTTGTTTTCCTTCGGTAACAATAGGTGCGCTTCGTCCACGAACAGCACGACTTTGATGGGCTGAATGCCGTCTCTTACCGCGAGATTCTGATTCAACTTGTTCATTAGGAAATTCAGGATTAGCGCGACGGCCAGCGCTTTGGTATCGCTGTCATTTCCAAATTCTTTGAAATCAACAACCGTAGAAGTGTTCAACCATTCTTCGGGTTTAACCGCGTTCCGAACGCGAGCAAACAGGTCAAATTGTACAATTTTTTGTACGATCGCGAGATCTACGCCAGTCGCGCCACTCTGCTCCAACCCAAACGCCAGTGAGGGGAAATCTGGTGCGGGAAGCTGTTGGTAGACGTTGCAAATATTTCTTTCCTGTATAGCACCAAGTTGCGGAGCAAAGCATCGGATCAAGTGAGCGATCTCGTAAGCAACCTTGGCGTTCTGAGTTGGGTTCGGGTGCCGGTAGAGCGGATTGATAGGAAGGCTGCGCTGGATAAGGCGAACGTAGTGCGCGCCAGTTTGATCGAGAAACTGAGTACGATTCTTCCTCTGCTGCGGGTTGTTCGGGTCGTCCTCCCGCTCACCTTTCAGGTCAAAGAAGACGAAGCGCACGCCCTGTCCAGCAAGTTGCGCCTGGAGGTCGAGCGCAAGTTGACTCTTGCCGGAACCTGGTTCGCCTGAAATTACCAGCAGTCCGTTCTTGGTACCGGGGCCGTTCATGCTCCACGCAGGTTCATCCGCCAGAAGTTTCAGCGTCACCTCTGTCTCAACCACGGGCATCACAGGAACTACGGGCGTGAAGCCGCCCCGCAGCCCAAGATCATCGCCCATCAGTTTCAGCAGGGCCGAGACGAACTTTGGCTGGTCGTTACCGGATTCCTCCCACAGTTGGTTTAACCGCTGGCATCCGAATTCGAAGTAACGTCGGAACTCCTGCCTGTAACCGCCCTCATCAAGTGTACGCCCAGCACGGTGATTCAAGGCGGCGCGGATTAGATCGCGCAGCTCGTCGCCGATAACCTGCTCATCGTTGAGGGTTACACCCTTGGCGTCCTTGGGTCTGAATTCCGATGGCACGCCTTCGCCCAATGCAAGGAAAATGGCGGCACGTCCTAATATCGCTTGATTGCGTGCACCGACACGCGCGTGAACATTCTCGATAAACTCGTGGGCTTCGCTGCTAGTATCGAATTTCATATGGGCTTGTCAATCACAGGGCATGCCCGAAATAGTCGCTGGTGACTCGCACTTCATAGTCGGAGCTATCTGGATTTCCATGCGGGTGAAGAGTGTACACTCGGGCCAGCCGATCGCTGACCCGCCGAAACAATTCGCCGTCAGGATCAACCTCTGAGTTGGTCGTAAGAATGACCGACTGGTGACCGGTCAGATAGAGCTGATCGAGCACGTTGGCACGCACTTCCTTATCGAGTCGGGCGAGGGGCGTGTCCACGACCAGAGGTGGCACAAGCTTAGCCAGCCGTCGGAGTGCCTCGTAGAATGCCACCATACGCACCTGCCGCTGCCCCGCGGAAGTGTTCGTTTCCTCCCACGTCACGCGTTTCCCATCTTTACGAAGCAGCCAGCATTGCCACTGGTTATCAAATTCCATACCCTCAAACTCGCGTTGGCGTTCGGTAATGTCTGCCCACAGCTTGCCTACGTGCTCGGAAATGCGTTGGCGCAATTGAATAGCCGCCCGGCTGCGGATTTCACCAGCCGCTTCGCGGTAACGCGCTGCTAGCGCCGCCAGGCTCTCTCCCCGTTGCGCCTTATCCACGATTTCGCGCTGATTCTTCTCTTGCCTCCTAAGTTCGCTAGACTCCAGTCTCTAGACGCGTAATCTCGCTTCCGACTTCAGCAAGACGCCTATTGATTTGATCGCGTGTCGCGATGAGTTCGCCCCTTTTTTGGTGCAACTCCGTACCCCGCTTGAACGCGGCCGTGTTTCGCTGCATCTGCTTGAGCTTTTGGTCTAGTTCGCGCAACTCAATGTCCATCCGCTCAATGCTCACGCAAATCTCGGCCAAATCACGCAAGGAACCACTGGCCGTTGCGAGACGCTGCCTGACTTGGGCACTGATGTCATTGCGGTCAACTACGAAGACACGCTCCGGAATTCCCTGTGGCGGGGGGTGAAAGAGGCGGTGTAAAGCATCTTCGAGCCGCTTGATAAAAAACGCCTCAACGTCTGGCTGGAGTGCGTACTCCGCTGGCACACCGCCAAATACGTCATCCTTGACTTGGGGGATTTTCGGCTCAACAGTGGATCTCGCACTCTCCCACTCGCGCCGTCGCTCCTCTGAAACCAAATAGTCATGAAGCTGCCGCCGATACGCCCCAAGTAAGAAAACCGGAAGTGCCGATTCCCAAGCATCGGTCAGCTTCAAGTCCAAAGCCGCTTTTGCCTTGGTTAGCTCGTCTCGGCGGTTCTGCGCTCTTTGGAGCTCTTCGGGGTCAACCGCCCCAAGCGTTTTTAGGTCATCCTCAACTTCCAACAGCTCAGCCTCGAGTTCGTGGAAGTCGCGTTTGCGCGTTTCACATTCCTTGCGGCGTGCCTTGAGGTGTCCATCAACGCGGATTACTTCGGCTGTTAGATCGACCAGCCTAATTTCAGGGTCTTGTCCGCCGGTTAGCTTGAAAACACGGGGAATCTTTTGCTGAATTAACCGTCGGAGGTCTTCTTCCAATTCCCCATACGTCCATAGTCCGAGGATTCGGGTTACGCCCTCAACAATGTCCTGATGTCCCAGATTGATGCTCTGGCTACGCCGATCCGATTTAGTTAGCAGAGCAAGAATTATTTAGCGAATTTAGATTTCGCGATCTAAGCTGATCTAATCACGTTGCAGGCAGTCCGGCATAGAGCTCGTCCAGCGAAACCTCAAAGGCGACCGAGGCGAGTTCCACGGTCTCGCCCGCCCCCAGGCTGATCTGATTCCAGCCATTTTCGCTGCGCCGGTAGACTTCAACGGCTGGCCGGTCTTGGGCGATCAGCACGTACTCGCTTAAGCTCGGTAGCGCGCGATACGCCGTCCATTTTTCAAGCCGGTCGCGCGCTTCAGTAGATTCCGATAACACTTCCACGATCAGAGTCGGTTCGGTCAGATAAACCGCGTTGGGCGCTACGGGCTGGCAGGTCACGACCACGTCCGGGTAATAAAATGCATCAGCGGACCGAACTTTCATGTCGGAGATGAAGGTCTTGCACGGCGAGCCCGACAGATGAGCGTGAAGACGGGCCGCCAAGCCGAGGGCCAGGAGGTTATGGCGAGCGGTACTGCCCACCATTGCGTACACCGCGCCCGCGACGTATTCATGCCGTACCTCTGCCGCTTGTTCACCGACGAGATAATCCTCGACACCCAACCACTCGATATTGCGTACCGACGCCATTGGGTTAACTTAGCATACGCTGTCGATCGCGGCATCTGTGCGTCGAGTTTGCAGGCTCTAAAAGCTCACGAGATGAGGATCACGCCGCCGCTGATCATCAACGCGATCACCCACAAGAGATCGAGGTTGAACCACGCGCGCCGCAGGATGGCTACGCCGAGCTTTTCGTATACGACGAGCGCGACCAGCGTCGCTACCAGCAGATAGCCCAGGGTGTGCACGACCACGGCCATCAGCCACGGCAACGGGCCGGTGAACGCCCCGATCTGCTCGCCGGAGAGGTGCTGCATATGCGCGGCATGCGTCCCGTGTCCCGCGTAACCCATATATGACCAGCCGAGCAGGATCGGTGCGAGCATCAGACCGGCGCCATGCGCGGAGGCCATCAGGAAAGACCATAAGGTCAGATCGCGAAAGTTGACTCTCATGCCGACCCAGCGTGGATGGCGCGTGCGTATAAGCCGGTAAATTCCCAAGCCGAACAGCATCACCGCCGCGCCGTAACGCAGGGCGGTTTCCGGCAAGTTCGCTTGCGCCAGCCACAACAGGCCGACCACCACACCTATCGAGAGCGCATGGCCCAGCGCGATCGGTGGAATGGCCATCAGAACCGCGCGCCGCTTTCGTTCCTGCAAGCCCAGCGCGACCGCGAACAGCCAGCCCATGCCGGGATTGACGCCGTGGAAGGCGCCCAGACCGAACAGAGTCAGCCAGGGCCAGAGCTCACGCACTCATGGA
Encoded here:
- the selB gene encoding selenocysteine-specific translation elongation factor; amino-acid sequence: MIIGTAGHIDHGKTALIKALTGIDADRFPEEQRRGMTIDLGYAYHELPDGNVMGFVDVPGHEKFVHNMLSGALGIDYVLLVIAAADGPMPQTREHLAIVDLLALKEGVVALSKTDLVEPARLEEAEHSIRSMLVGTTLAGADIMRVSTRTGAGVDTLYGRLGEVARTQSPRASGGHFRLAVDRCFSVKGAGTVVTGTVHAGTVRPDDRLMVSPVGRSARVRGIRCQNKQTSLGRAGDRCALNLAGANLDARVIQRGDWILAPVLHRPSARFDCRLHVLRSEPRPLRHWAPVHVHIGAADINGRVAILEKEYIDPGASGFAQIVLDKPTPALHGDRFVVRDQSALRTMAGGFVLDPLPPARGRRKPQRLRWLAALEQPTPAEAIARLLELRGAQGLDLGGFGFAWNLRAEELDGLRSACEFHLFEVAGKPTGVTVGAWQTLRNGAIEALAEHHQRLPGEPGVTEGKLRQRLRDQAPDPLVKLAVDELIAEGAILRHGALLHLPGHVDRLSPIEENLWRRLYVKIDAGGLRPPRPRELAEMFKEDRTRIKALLKRQAKAGNICEISDELYYPPHTIAALAASTEALCNTQGGNLITMRLFREGAGVDRNVTIELLEYFDRVGLTLRVKDGRRLRGSASAIFGAPDTRRAVRL
- a CDS encoding ABC transporter substrate-binding protein — encoded protein: MKEPGPWGTGPFELVAGTSLLDKRSPEVVLEPNEEYWDSARKPTVRVVFDNVIPKAAAVKDVGSADGEIDIVTELTPAEAAQVEESDAASVVASDSKTVLLGVFNQTRGDSKWNDIKLRKAVNYAVDRQGVIDDAMMGYGNLMAATILEGHFGYNDSLEPYTHDPEQAGQLAKDADKTVTIVTDEAHEGVADAVAADLNDAGFDASVKVGEPTGEWYIWLVEHFDWSPEFPAAVVHREFFGATGGFLKSPGDKQLQGLIDQAMSTVDEDEQEEITQAIEKHIYDHADALLLFAPQKLYAVRDGVDFTPYKSTVLELAETEVDE
- a CDS encoding ABC transporter substrate-binding protein, whose protein sequence is MQIFKPLSANVPGHVPKALAAAISFALGAALAGPALAKDYPTAVVDPSPVNWLWITWNTMEEAVRVDYNGHTQPALAESWEWKDNQTLTLDLRDNAVFQNGSAFDPAVFKRSFDEVQKWESPHPPGAWLNFAKQASMETPDDDTVVFNTTTVDGATITKLRGMHVASQKFWNQGGFNTAEGSSEGNW
- a CDS encoding TlpA family protein disulfide reductase; amino-acid sequence: MNRHRSSSITRPALIFVWAGAILLLAQGCDPETATNNSPQAPAAVEKTTRGQPSESRQQGAAVFDASFHKLEDWNQMQSLSKWEGKYLVLNFWATWCKSCQHEVPELNKLYNQFKDKNTVVVGLAVDNADKVKDYIEQYGVDYPILVGGNEALKLSEKMGNEVVGLPFTIMITPQGEVVETILGATKKGTLPKVLTPHLG
- a CDS encoding class I SAM-dependent methyltransferase; its protein translation is MAKRRRPRARAPIVEEYARLAAGYERKWSGYIEATTEQTLARMQLRPRDRLLDVGCGTGALLARLARTHPPDQLVGVDPVPEMLSVARRRLAGSVELREGWAERLPFEAQQFDVVVSCNVFHYIRQPVEALREMDRVLRPGGLLIITDWCDDYLACRLCDLYLRWFSRAHFKTYGERECARLLQETGPAHVDIERYKINWLWGLMTARATKSAAQPPSAIER
- a CDS encoding aminotransferase class V-fold PLP-dependent enzyme — encoded protein: MIYLDSNATTSVLPEVLESMMPYFTAEWGNPSSSYRFGSKLKTVIETARAHVAELIGAHSQEIVFTSCATESNNSASLAALKANPGKRQIVTSAVEHSSVLNYCMARERDGYRITYLPVDHDGVLQLADLVNAISDETAVVSLMWANNETGVLFPANEIADICRSRGVLYHCDAAQAAGKTDINVREVQTDYLSLTGHKFHAPKGIGALYVRRKTPFLPFVHGGHQERSRRGGTENVALIVGMGRAAELARKSLPSYEKKVRPLRDTLEECILNSVPDTEMNGHKTQRLTNTINITFHGVESESLLLLLDQAGICASSGSACLADSDEPSHVIKAMKPDTAASRQMVRFSLDNLNQTDEIRLAAAAVKQVVQDLRG
- a CDS encoding DUF4926 domain-containing protein; amino-acid sequence: MKYQLFTRVALKTDLPEHGLRSGDVATVVEHHPGTPGQEFGYSLEVFNAAGETMAVVTVRESQIEPLTSK
- a CDS encoding ATP-binding protein; this encodes MPAQQPDNMRINASPTKEFFIHMLVRDIPLNRAIIDLVDNSVDGAQRIRNTGNCEGLWIRLEVKPEKFRIADNCGGIPIDVARDYAFRFGRTNATPSTLHSIGQFGVGMKRTFFKLGKCFRVKSATSISKFTIEIDVDEWKTRQTAEGAEDWHFEFKTLEDEISVPEEEQGTIIEIDRLHDSVAESFGQDFFLNRLSQEIAVAHSISLERGLSMTLNGIPLLNDPLKLLQSDEISPAYAERSYDNFGRQPVYAKLYAGLSDRSKEEGGWYVFCNGRLVVRADQSNLQ